The DNA segment GGTAAACCCAGTTTCTCAAATCGATTTATATTCTTGAGAATGGTCAGGTTGTGCTCAAGAAGTTTACCAAAGCCGATTCCGGGATCGAGAACAATCCGGTCTCGGGGCAACCCGACTTTGTCCAACATCTCCAAACGCGATTCAAAAAAAGCAAGAAGAGTATCAACGACATCATCATATTGAGGTGCATCTTGCATATCTTCAGGTCGCCCCAAACTATGCATCAATACGTATCCAGGCTTAAATTGTCCGATAATATCAAGCAACGCAGGGTCGAATGCACAAGCTGAAACATCATTGAGAATATCCGCCCCTGCTTCAAGTGCAGCTGCGGCAACTTCGGCCTTGTAAGTATCAACCGAAAGGACAGTATTCCCATTTGCTTCGGCCAGTTCTTTGATGACCGGAATAACCCGAGCCATCTCATCTTCAGCAGAAACATGGTCCGCATACGGACGGGTCGATTCGCCACCTATATCCAGGATATGTGCCCCCTGCTCGGCCAGCAGCAGACCATGGGCCACACTCGCATCCACACTGTCGTGTTCTCCCCCATCATAAAATGAATCAGGAGTCACATTGACAATTCCAGCAATAAAGAAGGGGGCAGGTCCAAGAACCTTGCCCCCTTTTACTGTCCATATCGTATTATTCATAGTCGGTAATGCCGATATCCATCAATATGTTATTGAATTTTTGAACTACCATCTCCGCCTGGCTTCGAAGGGTCATCCGCTTCATCAAGGATGAAATCTTCACCGGAGGAAGCCTCAGAGGAATCGTTCTCAGGTGTATTTTCTTCGCTCATCGGTTTGTACCCAGCGTTGGCAGAATCACTGTGGGTCACTCCGTTTCCGCCTGAGGATGCCGGAGAGCCACCGGAAGGCGTCCCAGTATTATTTTCCATGGGTGGCAAGTCCTTGCCTTCCATGAGCAGATCAATTTCTTTGCTGGAAATGGTTTCACGTTCGAGCAGAGCTTGAGCTATAGCTTCCAGCTTGTCCCGATTGTCAGTCAATAAAGTCATGGCAGTTTCATGAGCTTCTTCGACAAACCGACGCACTTCTGCATCAATCATCTTGGCAGTCTCTTCGCCATAATTCTTATTATGCCCTATTTCTTTGCCGAGGAAGACCTGCTCCTGATTATCTCCAAAATCCAAGGGACCGAGTTTATCGCTCATACCCCAGACGCACACCATGTTATGGGCAATGCGAGTCGTTTGCTTGATATCATTAGAAGCTCCGGTCGTCAGGTGGTTGAAAATCAACAATTCTGCAACCCTTCCGCCCATACCGCAGGCCATACGCGCTTGAAGATATTCCTTCGAAATCGTCAACTGTTCTTCTTCGGGCAGATACAAAGTCACACCCAAAGCTCGACCACGCGGAATGATTGTCACCTTGTGAACCGGATCAGCCTTAGGCATCAACTTCCCGACCAGCGCATGACCAGCTTCATGGTAAGCAGTCGTGCGCTTCTCTTCGTCGGTCATAATAAGGCTGCGCCGCTCTCGGCCACCCATCATGAGCTTGTCCTTGGCTTCTTCGAAATCCGACATACCAATCTGATCCTTGTCAGCCTTGGCAGCCTGGAGAGCTGCTTCGTTGACAAGGTTCTCCAGGTCTGCGCCGGAAAATCCGGGAGTACCGCGGGCGATAGTAGCCAAGTCCACTTCCGAAGACAGTGGTGTTTTTCGACTATGTACCTGAAGAATCCGTTCACGCCCGCGCAGATCAGGATTAGGGACTACAACCTGACGATCAAAACGTCCTGGTCGAAGCAAAGCCGGATCAAGAACATCAGGCCTATTTGTCGCAGCAACAAGAATAACGCCCTCGTTAGACTCGAAACCATCCATCTCCACCAGTAATTGGTTGAGTGTCTGTTCCCGTTCATCATGCCCGCCACCCAAACCGGCGCCACGCTGACGACCGACGGCGTCGATCTCATCAATAAAAATCAGGCAGGGAGCATTCTTTTTACCTTGGGCAAAGAGATCTCGAACCCGAGAAGCTCCGACGCCAACAAACATCTCGACAAAATCGGAACCGGAGATGGTATAAAACGGGACTCCAGCTTCTCCTGCAACGGCTCTCGCCAGCAAGGTTTTACCTGTACCAGGACTCCCGACAAGCAGGACACCCTTGGGGATTCGCCCACCCAACCGAGTGAATTTACGTGGTTCCCGAAGGAAATCGACTACCTCGGAAAGCTCTTCCTTGGCTTCATCCACACCGGCAACGTCTTCAAACGTAACCTTGGCGGTTTCTTCACTTATTAGACGTGCTTTGGACCGACCGAAGCTCATGGCTCCGCGTCCGCCACTCCCCCCACCCTGCATTTGGCGCATGAAGAATATCCAAACACCGATGAGCAGAAGCATGGGAAACCATGATAGAAGCATGGTCATATACCATGGGGATTCATCCGGCGGTTCCGCCTTGACCTCAACACCCTTCTTGATAAGCGTGTCTATAAGATTCGGGTCTTGCGGGGTATAAATCTGGAACTTTTCACCAGACGTTTTCACGCCGGAGATTCGTGGTCCCTGGATTTTCACCTCGGCGATGTTGCCACTGTCCACCATAGAGAGGAATTCACTATAGGACGGCGTATTTTGTGGCACAGGTGGTTGATTGAAAAGATTGAAAAGGACGACCATCAAAACAAAGATGATTGCCCAAATAACCAGATTTTTCATATGGCTGTTCAAAGGAACTTCCTCCGGACATACGGGTTCACCGCCTGCCCCTCGTGTGCGGACCGCATAACGGGGGTGCGGCCTGTGGTTTATCGTCTGCTAAGAACTTAGGATAATGCCCTTGGGTGAAAAATCAAGGGATACGTAACAAAAAAAGCCACGTATCGTGTTTTCCGGGAAGACTGACAGCTATTTGACTGCCTGGAGCCATTCCCTAAGGTCAGTAATCTGTTTGGCAACAGATTGTGGACCGGTACCTCCCGGAGATGTCCGACGCCGGACGCAGGCCTTATAATCCAACACCAGGAAAACATCATCCTCTATTTCATCCGAAAATTGCTTCAGTTCATTGAGGGTCAGTCCCTCAAGTCCGACTCCCTTACCTTCGGCAAAAGCAACGGCCGCACCGGTAATATGGTGAGCCTCACGAAAAGGCATTCCTTTGGCGGCTAGATAATCAGCCAATTCAGTGGCATTCAGAAAGCCGCGTTCCACTGTTCCAAGCATCTTATCCGGAACAAATTCGAGTTGGCCAAGCATGTCGGCCATAATATCAAGTGACGCGGTCACGGTCTTGTCAGCATCGAAGAACGGCTCCTTGTCCTCCTGAAAATCACGATTATAGGTCAAAGGGAGTCCTTTAAGCAAAACAAGCAACCCCATGAGGGAACCGACCACTCGACCGGTCTTGCCACGCATTAATTCACAGGCATCCGGATTCTTCTTTTGTGGCATGATTGAAGAGCCGGTAGCATATTGATCCGGCAATTTCACGTACCCAAAATTCGGATTGGCCCAAATGATGATCTCTTCACACATGCGGGAAAGATGCGTCATGATAAGACTCCCGGCAAAGACAGCCTCAAGAGCGAAGTCCCTGTCGGAAACAGCATCCATGGAGTTAGCAAAAATCAATGGAACTCCAAGATCATCGGCTACGGCCTGAGGATCCACTGGGTGAGTGGTTCCAGCCAGAGCGGCAGCCCCCAAGGGCATAACACAAACCCGCTTGAGGCAATCCGCAACACGTTCATAGTCGCGCTTGAACATCTGCGAGTAGGCTAGCAAATGCTGAGCCAGGCTCACAGGCTGTGCAGGCTGAAAATGCGTGCATCCGGGAAGCAATGTCTCCCCATGCTCTTCGGCACGAGCCACATATACATCAACCAGAGACGTCAGACATTCCTGCCACACGGCAAGACGCGCGGTCACATACAACCGAAAATCCAAGGCAACTTGATCGTTTCTGCTGCGGGCCGTATGCAATTTGCCCCCAAGAGGACCAATGATTTCCGTCAGACGTGACTCGATATTCATATGAACATCTTCCATCTCGGTCTTCCAATTGAAGTCTCCGACTTCAATTTCCGCCTTAACCGTATCAAGGCCATCACAAATCTGCCTTGCTTCATCCTCGGTCAAAAAACCCTGCTTCGCCAAAACGCGGGCATGGGCTTGAGAACCTCGAATATCCTCGGCATAGAGCTGCCAATCAAATGAGACTGATTCGGAATATGCTTCCATGGAGGCGGCGGTGCCTTCGGCAAACCGGCCACCCCATAATTTTTTTTCTGCCATCTGTAATTACTCGCAGGAGTCTTCAGTGTCCTTACCGCCCCATTTGGACTGCTGCATACGGCCCTTGAGACGGAGACCAACCAGCTTGATGAACCCTTCGGCATCAGCCTGATCGTAGATATCATCCTCTTCAAAAGTGGCAAGCTCTGCTTGATACATGGAGAAAGGAGACTTGCGGCCGAGCGGGAC comes from the Pseudodesulfovibrio piezophilus C1TLV30 genome and includes:
- the folP gene encoding dihydropteroate synthase; the encoded protein is MNNTIWTVKGGKVLGPAPFFIAGIVNVTPDSFYDGGEHDSVDASVAHGLLLAEQGAHILDIGGESTRPYADHVSAEDEMARVIPVIKELAEANGNTVLSVDTYKAEVAAAALEAGADILNDVSACAFDPALLDIIGQFKPGYVLMHSLGRPEDMQDAPQYDDVVDTLLAFFESRLEMLDKVGLPRDRIVLDPGIGFGKLLEHNLTILKNINRFEKLGLPLYMGLSNKSLWQGLLGLGVGERQNATQVATALLAAKGVPIHRVHEVNLARQTLTIVQEIA
- the ftsH gene encoding ATP-dependent zinc metalloprotease FtsH — translated: MNSHMKNLVIWAIIFVLMVVLFNLFNQPPVPQNTPSYSEFLSMVDSGNIAEVKIQGPRISGVKTSGEKFQIYTPQDPNLIDTLIKKGVEVKAEPPDESPWYMTMLLSWFPMLLLIGVWIFFMRQMQGGGSGGRGAMSFGRSKARLISEETAKVTFEDVAGVDEAKEELSEVVDFLREPRKFTRLGGRIPKGVLLVGSPGTGKTLLARAVAGEAGVPFYTISGSDFVEMFVGVGASRVRDLFAQGKKNAPCLIFIDEIDAVGRQRGAGLGGGHDEREQTLNQLLVEMDGFESNEGVILVAATNRPDVLDPALLRPGRFDRQVVVPNPDLRGRERILQVHSRKTPLSSEVDLATIARGTPGFSGADLENLVNEAALQAAKADKDQIGMSDFEEAKDKLMMGGRERRSLIMTDEEKRTTAYHEAGHALVGKLMPKADPVHKVTIIPRGRALGVTLYLPEEEQLTISKEYLQARMACGMGGRVAELLIFNHLTTGASNDIKQTTRIAHNMVCVWGMSDKLGPLDFGDNQEQVFLGKEIGHNKNYGEETAKMIDAEVRRFVEEAHETAMTLLTDNRDKLEAIAQALLERETISSKEIDLLMEGKDLPPMENNTGTPSGGSPASSGGNGVTHSDSANAGYKPMSEENTPENDSSEASSGEDFILDEADDPSKPGGDGSSKIQ
- the argH gene encoding argininosuccinate lyase → MAEKKLWGGRFAEGTAASMEAYSESVSFDWQLYAEDIRGSQAHARVLAKQGFLTEDEARQICDGLDTVKAEIEVGDFNWKTEMEDVHMNIESRLTEIIGPLGGKLHTARSRNDQVALDFRLYVTARLAVWQECLTSLVDVYVARAEEHGETLLPGCTHFQPAQPVSLAQHLLAYSQMFKRDYERVADCLKRVCVMPLGAAALAGTTHPVDPQAVADDLGVPLIFANSMDAVSDRDFALEAVFAGSLIMTHLSRMCEEIIIWANPNFGYVKLPDQYATGSSIMPQKKNPDACELMRGKTGRVVGSLMGLLVLLKGLPLTYNRDFQEDKEPFFDADKTVTASLDIMADMLGQLEFVPDKMLGTVERGFLNATELADYLAAKGMPFREAHHITGAAVAFAEGKGVGLEGLTLNELKQFSDEIEDDVFLVLDYKACVRRRTSPGGTGPQSVAKQITDLREWLQAVK